AAATCGTAACACATCTAGGATTCCCAACATTGCAAGGATGCCAAACAAGAAAAGCTACGGCAAAACTCTGGTTAGCAAATTAACCCATCCACTATGGTGAGGATTAAATCATTCCATGTGCATATCGAAACACATCTAGGATTCCCAGCATTGCAAGGATGCCAAATAAGAAAAGCTACGGCAAAACTCTGGTTAGCAAATTAACCCATCCACTATGGTGAGGATTAATAGGAAACTAATGTGGTTTCCTCAAGGGAATCTTCCGAGTAGCACGTTGTTGTCATTTTTCTCTGAATATAAATTCTATATAGCTTCTCAACAAGGACCACAACTACCTGCATTTGTCATGGAATCCATCATTGTCATATAGCGCTTGATTTTAGCCTGACTTTCCTTTTCATGACCTTTTGGCATCAGTTCCGCACTGAATCCAGGTAACATTGAAAAGACCTGCTCAGAATGTTAGAAGTGAAAAAAGTTacccaagaagaaaaaaaaaaggagcagaAAACTACAGACTGTGAAACCAAGCCACATGCATAAGGAAAAGAGGCTCTGCAGAATAAATAATGAAACAGAAAAGCATGGTTTAAAGCATGGGCCATGATGCAATATAAATATGGTTAAACAGGTGTAGCACATATCAAGTTCAATGTATATGCATGGGCTACATTATTAAAGCTATAGATATATTTATGTTCCTCATGATATCCAAAACAAGATAATCAATGAGTCATAAAGGAGCAGTATCAACAAGAAAGAGATTATTTTCATTTTGAGCTTGTAATAGGTCTCAGATATAGTATATAGTTGAACCTGGCCTATGGGGCCCATCTTGAGGATGTTCTGGAATTGCTCATACATAAGTCGTAGAGTAAAGCTTCCTTCTGAAAGCTTCTGCAGAAGCTCGGGCTGTTGGTCAGTAGGTACAACTTCATGAATTTTGTCCATAAATCCGGACCAGTCACCCATGCCTGGAAACAGTACCATGAATAAGTATGCTAACCAGGAGAAGCAAAGATTTCGAAATAAACACCAGAGTCATAGCACACCTAAAAGACGACTAACAAATGGTTTGACATCAAAAACTTCAAACTCATCCATGTGTTCTCCTGTTCCAATAAATATGACTGGACTTTTAGTGGCTGCAACGCTGCACATGAAACAAGGCATTGTATATTAATCATTTAGCTAAAGGATTAGCCATTAATCATACATTATTATTCAAAATAGAAACCCATATATCTCAAAGAAAAGAAGCTCGTAACTCATAAAATAAAAAGTTAAATGTagaagaacaaagaaaataaataagacaagaaaataacaaataacaGAGACCTACTTGGTAGCTATTACGCGTCTTTCAAATAGAACCATTGCCTTTAATTTCATTCTCAATAGTCAGCATAACCACCAAGATGTTTATTGTTAAGTTGTTAATACGTAAGTTGCTCATTAATTCCTTTTAAGTAACCAACTACTCTTATCAACCTCTTTGACTGAGATATAATTTCCTCAGAATATGAATCCCACTTCTTCATCAAGCCCAGTTCTCGTTTTCATTGCAAACTAAAGAATCATCTCAAGTAGTTCTGCATCAATTAATTACTCTAATCAAACTTCCTAATTAACCATCGATCCATGATGCATCAAAGCATGCCTCCTTATAGGTAAGCAtgcagttttcttttcttttcttttcattttccttCCAGGCAAACATTGGCAGGGTGAGTTACCTTCATGCTCGTGATGGATGCAAACTCGAGCATGcagttttcttccttttcctttttccctttaaTCTTCCATCCTAAAAAAAAGGCTATTAGGAAGAATTGCCTGCACGCTCATTATGGATGGAAACTCCCTGCTTCTATGAGCTTGCATCCCACAACAGATTTCCATCCTACCAATTGGCATTCAATTTGCATGGCCACTATTTTCGGTGTACATATAAATAGTTGGACAGGTTTAGCTCAAGATGTCCTGCATATGCATACACACAGACTTCACTGGGaagcacacatgcatgcatgcacgtggacacacacacacataaagaATTGAACATGATCTACACTACAAGAAATGCCTAGAAACCAAAAATCAACTACTTTAGTGGTCTTTAACCTAATCATCAAGTTGATGCCAAAATCGACACCTTAATAGCATGAtactatattttattattgtctTATAATCAAAACTTAGTGATTTTGAATCTGTCCACattttaagatgtgtagatcACGATCTAAAGTATATTTTCAATTATATTCCCTATCATGTATTTTACCATACTAGTACAATTGATATCATTCATTTTTGTACAGCTTAATGCAAAGATTAGAGACCACTAAAATATATGAGTTTTGGTTTCTAAGCATTTTTGTAGTATAGATCACACTCAAGGGTTTGAATCTTCAATTTGGATGGTCTATCATTAATTTTAAGATTGTTAACTCATTTTTTCAAGGAGCTATCATGTGGGTTAGGTGTTTGGTTTTTAAAAGGAGAAAGATTGGGAATGGAAAAATATAGGACGATGAGAGAGGGAAATCATGAACTTGGACCATTCTGCTAAAAGTAAAAATTTCCCACATGATTTTATAAGTCCTAAGAAATTTCACTACATAATACCAAGTTCTCTTGAACAATAAGATGTAATTTCAGAAAGTATATACAAAATTTTGTGATATTACTTACTTCCTAATGCACCTTAATAGATTCCTAATCCTAATTGACCAGCCATTAGACTGGATCATATGACAAAAGACGTCAAAGATCTCGATGAATTTAACCAATGGACCATCCAAGCTGATGGGCAATCAATTAAGAGATGATGATGGTCCTGTCTGGTTATACGAAAGATGCACCATTACAATCTAATAATATGTAAAAACTGCAATTAAATTACAGCAAAGTGAAGTTAGTTGTTTTAAAATCCTTTCAAAAACATCAGGCATATACCAGAAATGCATTTGATCTCTAGATGCCAGTTTTAACTATGAATTAGGAACAAGTTTTCTAAACATTTCCAAAACTAAACTAGTTCTGAAGATAACATGACTAAACCACCAAGTATTGTAGTGTACATGTGCAGACAAGCAAGCATCAGCATACAGATATATGAAGAATGATTCTTTCGGAAGACAATGGAAAAAAAATGAGGCAAGCAGATAGTGAAGCACAGTTCAAGCATAATCGAATGGACTTACGCGCTAAGTGCACCACCACCTTTTGCATGACCATCCATTTTTGTAACAATCACAGCTCCAACTGCAACACTTTGTTTGAAAGCTTGTGCTTGATCAAATGCAGCTTGGCCAATACTACTGTCCATAACAAATATCACAAGATCGGGTTTCTGGGACAAGAAAGCAAGAAAGTTTAGTGCACTTTGACAGGTATATGACAAAAATTTGGTCAGATATACTTGGAGGTAATGATAATGTACCGTTGCTTCAGACACTTGACGCATTTCCTCAAAGAGGGCAGCTTCTTGTTTGTGCCGTCCGCTTGTATCCACGATAATTAGATCACAGTTTTCTTTCTTAAACCTTTCCACACCCTCTACAGCAATTTTTACAGGATCTGATTCCATGTAGCTGTAGAAACAAGTGCCAATAAGAGGTACCTCAGAAACACAGAGTGATGCGACCATTTGACTATATTAAATTTCCTACAGGACAACATAATTGATTCCAATCAACTTATCAACCATCAAGTTGACCAAAAAAACTGCTAGTTTAAAAATAGTGGCATGCATTTGAACCAAAACTGTGCAATTCATGGTACTCATATGCCAATGATATGGGCCTGCTCAGGATCTGAATTctgaaatataaatatataataatattttatatagtaAAACCCAAAAAGGTCCCATTCCACTGATAAATAAAAGGGATTTCACCCACTGCATATATTGGGCTAAAGGAAAGGAAAGCAAAACCTGATAGCTGATAGCCTCCAATTATAATGCTACTTGGCTAGAAGGTAAAGCATAAAACAAGTTGCACTTCTTAACTATAATAATCAAAGCAGCATAAACTTCCAAAACTTCACATGGCATGAGAGCGACATTTTGAAAATTTCAACACATATACCTAAGTTTCATATGCCAAAGACAAATTATAACATGGGTCACACCTAGGGTCAGCCCGATAACCATTGGGCCGGGCTAGCTTTGGTCGGGCATTGGACCTAGCTCGAGATGGTTTTGGTCAGGTTTGAGGTTCATTTAGAGCAGCCCAAGCCTAGCACGAAACCAATCCAAAGCTCGAGCCCAGGCCTCAAACCAACTTAGTTACGATGTTTCACCAATCCTTACTAATCGAAAGCATCAATGGAAGCTCCTTCCTCCTCGCCACTCGTCTCTCTCCGCATCTCTTTCTCTATAGAGCGAGCCCCAACCTTGCCTCTAACCTCACCTCCAAAAGCCCAAacctccctctctatctccctTGCTCTCTTACTCCTTTCTTCAACTAGGCACCCATATGGCCACCTCCAACTCCAAATCTCCAATAATAACAACTCCTCGTCACCATCAATGTCAATGGATTGCCCTCCCCCACCATCCCCCATGgacatccctctctctctctctctctctctctcactcgctTGCTCCACCATGGATGTCGGGTAGAGTTTCTAGCCCCCCCACTCTCTTGTAGGAATGCTCATCATCACTCTCCTCCTACCTATAGGCTACATCCGGCCCTTGTGTGCTTAGGCAAGTTTAAGCTTTGGGCTAGGCTTAGGTTGGGCTTTTGCTAAGACCTATAAAGAATTTTGGGGGTGTTTAGTATGGGATGATCATCCCACGATCAAGGGTGATGTGGGTGGAAGTGATGAAATCACCGCATTTGGTTGCACCACGATCGTCCTACGTAGCGGCGATCCCAAATCACCACCACTCCTCAAATCATCGCCCAATCCAGTGACAAGATACCCATCGTTTAGGTCGAGCATCCAAGATCACCCTAGGGCAGTGATCTTGGGCTAAAATTGGAGGACAAAAATACCCCTCCGTCCATTAAAAATTGGTCACCAAATGCTGATTTTAGGCTAACATCCAGcctaaaaattgaaaatatttCTTGGGTTGAGCTTGGACAAGGGAGAAGACAACTTAGCCCAGCACTTTTTCCAGCCTTAGTCACACCTATCTTTTAGTGAAGATACAATGTGTTAATTCATGATGTTGCATTTGGCTGAAAATTTATATAGGCAGTTAATGATGACAAGGCCAAGCATTTGACATAAAATGTACCTTCTCTAGAAGTTCTAGACTAATTTGTCATTTCAAATACAACAATTATAATAAGAAGACACCTCTCAAAAATAAGACGCATCATATTAAATCTTTGATATAGAGCTAATGCGCATCAAGTTCATGCCAacaaaatctattttatttatgtACGAGAAAAAAAATACTAGTACTAAAAGTAGCAACAGAAGTAGTCATAACCAACAAACTTATCTCACATAAATTAGGCTATCAAATCAAACTCTAATCAAGAATGGCAATGGGCACAAATAAACCAACGCATGCCACACTTTGAGCCAATATTTGGCAATTGGGTTGGGCCCAAGCATAAGGCTCAAGAAGTTTTCAAGCTATGATCATGCATCTCTAGGCTCAACACAAAGACTGAATTGTAAAATATGTTATTTAACTAACAGATACATCTTAGTAATCCATTCATATTGAATGGAAGACCAAGATCAAATCATCACTATACATTAAAAACCCTAATCTTTTGAACCAAATCATAACCCATTGCAGCAACCACCAAcccctcctttcctcctctccACTTGTTCTTCTTCACTACTTTCAAATCTAACAATCATTTGGAGTTTATGTATAATGGATCATAAACATTCAATAAATAATGCAAAATCCCTTGTTTTTCCCCTCCATTAGTTTTCCTCCACCAATGCTAAATCCTATCGCTATTTGATAATGGTGGCTAGAAGCCTTTAGCTTACTATCAACACCAGATTACTTCATCTACTTTAAGAAGATCCAATGATAGCAATCCTCCTTCAAGCAATCAAACTCCAAACAGCACCGATCTAACCATCATCACATTAATGACAATCCCCACAAAGTTCACCTCATTGCACGAAACCCACTATCCCCATTGTCTGCACCCTACCGAACCCAACCAGCAGCACTATCTTGCTGTGTGGAAACCCTATCCTCACATCCCACCCCCCACCACCTCAATTCATTTTTGTTACAAATGAGTAATGAATGAGGACATTCCATTCTAGTTTAGGTTCAAGCTTGGGTTTCAGATAGGCCTAGGCCCGACTTTGTTAAATTTTTTCATACTTAGGCCCAACCTAAAGCCCAAGAGTAGTAGTTTGGGCTTGCATCGTCCAAGACATAGCCAGCCCAAGCCCAACCCACCTATAATCTTATGCATGATCtaccaagtctagaaatattctAAAACCAACTCTCGATCATGATAAAGCCCCATAAACAAGTCCTAAATTCATAAACATGCCGATTTTAAATATAAGGGGGCGCCTTATCAATAGTCAATACATGGTTCAGTAGATAAACCCTATCATGACACAATTcattaaactccatatgaagaGCGAAGGCATGGTTCAAAACAGTGAACTACAGCCATCTCTAGCATGCATCATTTAAGTCAAAGTTGAAAGCACTCCCAATATCCATCTTGCATAATCATAAATAACAAAAAACAAGTGGTAGGTTAGCAACAAAGGGATCGATCACTCAAGTGGTAAATTAGACATTAGTTGGGAGTGTAAGacacaaggttcgccgtaccggtaccgaaccccgtaccggtgccgcattagtataggcgtaccgagtgtcggtacggtaccgtacgctcggtaccgaccataccgacattggtgtaccgataccggtacccatcggtacgagtacggtacgctcggtaccgaccggtaccgaccggtacagcgaaccttggtAAGACAGCTCCATATTGCAACAAAATTATCAATGCAAACATATAGTAAGCACAATAAGACCCCAAACTCACCCTCTGTCAAGAAGGAAATGCTGAAACACCCTACATCGTATCCCACTCCATGCATTAGGCTGCAATGCAGCTCAAGCTGTATTGTAGTTCTTCAAGTTTTCCTTACCAACAAATATTTTTCCAAAGTAACTACCTCACAATTCTTTTTTCATTTCATTGTTTACTTCGTAATAGCTCTTCTTTAGCAATTTAGATGTCCTCTGATTAATTTATGAATTGCTTTACCACATCAATTCATGCAgttgatttaataaatcatattTAAACTTGCAAGTACTAACTATTTTGACTCTCCAATAGGAATCAAACATGTATTCGCATGCTACAATGTACCGAGATCACACAATAAACAATTAAGACAACCAGAAGACAAGGAATTGCAACATCTCACTACAACAAATTGtcaaattaattcaataaaactATCAATACAATAGGCTTATCTATCAAAAAAGTGATTGCAGGATTAACAGATACTACATTTAATAGGTGGAAATCAAAACCTAGATAAAGTTGCCTCAATCTAGAGGTTCAGGGGGAAGATTCCACCATGAACATCAGCTTtactatttcttcttttttctttttgttttctacCACAAGTTCAACATTGTAGTTGGTAAGGCATTAGAAAACTGTCACTGGCATGCAAAAAAACCAACTTCATTTTGTTGTTCAACATCTAAAGCACATAGCTTGCACATGTTATACAAGTAGGATAAGTATAATACCTTCCATAAAAAGGAATTTTAGCTTTAGTCGCATTTTGCTTTAATTGATCAAAAGCACCAGCTCTAAATGTATCTGCACAAATCAATGCAGGTTTCCATCCCTTCTTTTGATGATAATATGCATATTTGGTACAAGTTGTGGTCTTCCCAGAACCTGGATGGACAATATTGAGAGCAACACAAGTAATGCAATCAGAGAAAGTGAAAATATCAAACAAGGATCAGCAAAAAAACTCAATATAACGACGTGAAAGCAACAATCACAGGACATTAGTTTTAGagaaaatatatgaaaaatcaTGAAATATATCTTAATCTTGTTTAACTTAAAATGGCCTGACAGTTGCATAGTGCTTATTCGGTGTACTTGTCATGACAACTATTATTAATGATCAACACTAAATATGTAACTTTATGTGTATTTACATGTTTATGTCTAAATATGAAGAGTAAAGCAAAAAAAACCCAAAccaacataatataagataaattttataaaatgcaAAAATACTGATAAAAACTAATATGATACCCATATAATACATATACATTTTATAGAgctttttgcatatatatccttACAAATATGGCATATTGCATGTTTACCCTTTAGAAATCATTATTTGCATACATACCCCTCAAATTTTGTCCATTTAGATTTTTCACCGACAATATTAATAAACAATTGTTTGAAGCACAACATGACAATATTACCCTTTTGCATCAATACCACTAAAAAATTTAGGCAAAATTATATCTTTTTATAGTACAAACAattgttaaattatttttttatgggtATGAATGCAAAAGGGTAATAATGTCCTACACTTAAAACCAAAGTATGACATACCGCAATGAACCAGACGGTATGGAGCGTACTGTACCGTACTAACTCGGTACCAATATGCAGTATAGAGGGCGTGCCGACGCTCGATACGCATAACCGACCTCCGTATCGGGCATACCGACACAGTAATAGAGTGGCATCGGTACGGGGTTCGATACCGAGACAGCGTACCttgtttaaaatagttattTTTATAATACTATTAGTCAAAAATCTAATTGGAGAGATATCATTGCAAGAATAAAATGATCTAAGAGGTATATATGCAAGCAGGGATTTTTGAAGGGTAAATATGCAGTAATGCATATTTATagtgtatacatgcaaaaagctGGTAGTACTTCAAAGAACCTGATAGTATTTGCAAAAGTACTAGTACTTCAAAAGAAGCTAGCAGTATTTGATAGTTTGGGAATGAGTATTCATAACCAAAAATATATAGAGCTAGATAGGTTACATATTCACACCCTCAAGCATGTGAAATTAGGTAAATAGGCATAAAAATCTGGAGAATAATATTGCATGTAGTTTCAAGGGTATTACAAAACAAATAATAAGTTTTCAAAGAACTAGACACATTTTTCTAATATGACCACCTACTAGGAGAACTCATGGCCAAAATGTATCATCGTCCAAGCAATCAGATTCAAAGATTTCTTAAAGATGTGCTTGAAGGTCAGTCATGTCTTCTACCTTTAGGATACCAACATTTATACATTGAAAAAATGATTGCAACCtaattattatttcttttccttttggaCCAGAGATTGAAGAGGATAGTATAAAAGTTTCTCAGAAATATTTACTGATGTAACCAACTCTCCACTATAATCATGAAGAAACATGTATGGCTGACCACCAATTAATTTACCTTGTAAACCCACAAACATGATCACACTTGTCTTTCCCTTCTTGGGTGTGAAGGAAGGCTTCCCAGGATCCAACATTTTGCAAAGTTCATTGAAGATAGCCTGAGATAATGGACACCAGCAAATTTACTACCATATACAAAGTGAAATGAAAATAACACAAACCATGGCGCAAGGAAATAGTATAGCTAAAGATTTACTTATCTGTGGAATTGTGAGCTCTAAACAAATTAAGTTCATACATACTTattaaaattacaaaaaaaataatcctagacaagaagaacaaaaaaaggaaGGCTAATAGCCTAATTGCATGGAGTGATAACATAAATGGTTCGCAATCACAAGaacatataaaaatatataaaatgaatcaaaagaagaaataggTAGCCATGAAAGAAGTCAATCAAGAACGATAAAAATAAGTCAAACCAATAGACAGAAGTTCCAAAGCTCCATCTACACTCATCTTCCTATCTTCAAAAAACCCAGTTTTTTCTCCTCCAACTCCAAATAATATAACAAGTTGTTCAGACAAACTAAATCTTATCATGAACTATTGTAATAGTATTTGAAGCAAGATTTGTCATACCAATCGGTACCGTACCATCTCAGACATACAAtaccattttgataccgaactAGTATGCAGTCTCGtatcgtaccgtaccgacacttagTATGCATCGCTGTCGCGTACCATACCGCGTACCAACGTTATAAAAAGATGGTATGGGTACGGGATCCAAAACCAAGATGGCAAACCTTGATTTGAAGCAATCAACCATTCCTCCACATGTACAAtcaataaaaacaagaggatgcATCCAACACCTATTCATAGTAAGGTCATAAAGAAAGAGCAGATGAGAAAAGTTTCATTGCCCTTGCATAATCAAAATGCTGCATTATTACCTTTGTACCTTAGGTTCAATAGCTGCCTGCAAAATTGCCAACCCAGCAGCAAATTAATATCTTAGGGGCTGTTTAGTTGTTTATGAGGTTtcttaaagaaataatcttaaaaCATGACTCTGTCTAAAATAGGttatataaaaatgaaaaacaagggGAGGTCTTGTTTACAATATAGAGATAGACTTTGCTTCTCTCAAGAGGAGAGAATCTACTCCCCTCAACTCCAAAATCAATAACGAGGCATCTTTAAAAATCCACAATTTTCATTATAATCTATACCACTAAAAATATTTGTGGTTAAAAGATCATGTATTTTGATAGCCTCTAACCTATGCATCAAATGGATACAAACAAATACATCGTGTTGAAATACATGATAAAGCATTTAAATTAAGGATCCACCTAATTGATCACAATCTAagcatattaaaaatatatataaattgaaAATCAATATAATGCCTACATCATAGCAAAATATGGTCCCATACCATTTTAACCATTTATTTTTGTCTACACGATGCATTGGTTAGACTACCAAAATACATAAATTTTAGTTTCTAACAAGGTTCACCAAACCAGGAGGGTGTACCCAGCCGACGGTTCGGCATGGTACAGGTTTGTACCGTGCCATTCCAGGGCATACCAACACAAAGAGAGACagaaagggagggggagagggagaaggagagagaggaaaagaaagagagggaggaaggctgAGAGAGGACTTGAAAGCCCTTGTCTCATCTGAGGGGGTCGCCCCTGTTGCCGagtcctaattttttttttgaaaattcacAACTGAAATCAGCAAACTATTCCGTTGTGAATTTCAAGAACACCCTATACATGATCCGAAAACCTTCAAACTGCAACAAGTTGACATATCCGATCAACCAAAACCCAATATACTTCCAAAAAACCACAACATAATCCTATACCtctaagaaagaagaaaaaagaatcacCCAAAACCCAATATACTTCCAAAAAACCGCAACATAACCCTATAcctctaagaaaaaaaaagaaaaaagagaacctGAAACCAGTTATCCGACATTTcaacttcaagaatttcagattcAGCATACGAAAATATTCAATTTTCAATTTCAGGAACCATATGCAAAGATCTTAAAACTTTCCACCTTTGAATTTCAAGAACGATACACAAGAttaaaaaaacatcaaactggTGATAGAATTATTCGATTTTGCAAGAattagagaaagagaggaggggaTAGATAAAAATTAGAACTTTTAGATGAGGGGGCATGCCTGCTGGATGATGCGGCGCTTGTTGTGGCCCGCGGCGAGGTCGTCGAAGTTGACGATGCGCTTGATGTTGGTCTGCATGTCGCGGACCATCTTGAACTGGACGTCTGCCTGCAGCAGCGCCCGCGAGATCTCGTTCAGGCACTCGCTCAGCACCTTCTCGTCGATGATCGTGGCGTTGCTCATCTGCCGCAACGCCCGGGCGATGCTCCCGCCCAGCTGCGCGAGAGCCATATCTGCCCACCTTGTGTCGTCTCCTTCCTAGAGCTCGCTAgcgttagggttagggttttcttCGCTTGGAGTTTCCAAGGAGAATACCAAGGGGAGGGGAAAGCGGAGGAGACGGGAGGAACGTGGGGAGGAGGAAGGTACTTCCGATCTGAGAGCTTCCCTTTCATACGCGAACTAATGGTTCTCACGTGCGACCAACGTGACAGGAAGGAGAAATCAAATATACCTTATATCTTATATAATATCTTATAATATCTTATTATATAATATCTTATATAATACcttatataataat
The DNA window shown above is from Phoenix dactylifera cultivar Barhee BC4 unplaced genomic scaffold, palm_55x_up_171113_PBpolish2nd_filt_p 000563F, whole genome shotgun sequence and carries:
- the LOC103720916 gene encoding signal recognition particle 54 kDa protein 2-like, producing the protein MALAQLGGSIARALRQMSNATIIDEKVLSECLNEISRALLQADVQFKMVRDMQTNIKRIVNFDDLAAGHNKRRIIQQAIFNELCKMLDPGKPSFTPKKGKTSVIMFVGLQGSGKTTTCTKYAYYHQKKGWKPALICADTFRAGAFDQLKQNATKAKIPFYGSYMESDPVKIAVEGVERFKKENCDLIIVDTSGRHKQEAALFEEMRQVSEATKPDLVIFVMDSSIGQAAFDQAQAFKQSVAVGAVIVTKMDGHAKGGGALSAVAATKSPVIFIGTGEHMDEFEVFDVKPFVSRLLGMGDWSGFMDKIHEVVPTDQQPELLQKLSEGSFTLRLMYEQFQNILKMGPIGQVFSMLPGFSAELMPKGHEKESQAKIKRYMTMMDSMTNAELDSTNPKLMNESRILRIARGSGRPLKDVMDMLEEYKRLAKIWSKMKGLKIPKKGDMSALSRNMNAQHMSKVLPPQLLKQVGGVGGLQSLMKQMGSKDMMSGMFGGDR